One segment of Synechococcus sp. MU1617 DNA contains the following:
- a CDS encoding serine/threonine protein kinase, with amino-acid sequence MSGSGTVLVERYRLEECLSGPDSLRGSLWRAVDVMAGDLPVAMRQLETPAAQQRLLGVWPQLQTLLHPQWPRCGEFFELDGALWLVRDWEDGVACDVLQRQRSFGAGEVLLLLRQILPVLAVLHGQGLVHGDVNPRHVLRRRSDGLPVLLDGGRLQRQGATEQDAAWRDLHDLGGTALALLGGGWPEGLESEAGFREVLERLLSKAPERRFNEASEVLKALESVVLPAEPPVAPRTSRALAREQGAEGRLWPVVIALGLSALVGSAIGLFLLPRSSTPDGSPRTTPDWAAQQPAVRLLPEELDLREQLFSRLRALQVDRGWFLQLVDASQHVSESMEEAPLRRVWTELAEEWLARIEQLPPGIRPRLGRLGDADWEQPRQALQQEGVHLKVVEHLVSAGSQVLLPGTMQDRKPAEPFRQLWIAAAMQSLDDIEIVRLRARPLKPTNRSLRIPAGGVRLVLVEAPADDALALGINGTPLMQMMVFDAKGRVVEKRGPLRVGRIAGHEGTPFQVLVTNEGVSSGIFNLSCRVDF; translated from the coding sequence TTGAGCGGTTCCGGCACGGTGCTGGTGGAGCGCTACCGCTTGGAAGAGTGCCTGAGCGGTCCCGACTCGCTACGGGGATCCCTCTGGCGCGCGGTGGATGTGATGGCGGGTGATCTTCCGGTGGCCATGCGCCAACTGGAGACCCCTGCAGCCCAGCAGAGGCTGCTTGGGGTTTGGCCTCAATTGCAGACGCTGTTGCATCCCCAGTGGCCCCGCTGCGGTGAGTTTTTCGAGCTGGATGGTGCGCTGTGGCTCGTGCGTGATTGGGAGGACGGTGTCGCTTGCGACGTGCTGCAGCGGCAAAGGTCTTTTGGGGCTGGAGAGGTGCTGCTGCTGCTGCGCCAGATCCTGCCGGTGCTGGCGGTGTTGCATGGCCAGGGGTTGGTGCACGGTGATGTGAATCCCCGCCATGTGCTGCGCCGCCGCAGCGATGGCCTACCGGTGCTGCTGGACGGTGGTCGGCTGCAGCGGCAGGGAGCTACAGAGCAGGATGCTGCCTGGAGGGATCTGCATGATCTGGGCGGCACTGCCCTGGCGTTGCTCGGGGGGGGCTGGCCAGAGGGCCTGGAGTCGGAAGCAGGATTTCGAGAGGTGCTGGAGCGCCTGCTCTCGAAGGCACCGGAGCGCCGTTTCAACGAGGCTTCCGAGGTGCTGAAGGCCCTCGAGTCGGTTGTGTTGCCGGCGGAGCCCCCCGTGGCGCCGCGAACCAGCCGGGCCTTGGCTCGCGAGCAGGGAGCGGAAGGTCGCCTCTGGCCCGTGGTGATCGCGCTGGGGCTGTCGGCTCTGGTGGGTTCCGCCATCGGCTTGTTTTTGCTTCCGCGCAGCTCCACCCCAGACGGGTCCCCTCGCACCACCCCTGATTGGGCGGCTCAGCAGCCAGCTGTCCGCTTGCTGCCGGAGGAGCTGGATCTACGCGAGCAGCTGTTCAGTCGGCTGCGGGCACTTCAGGTGGATCGCGGCTGGTTTCTCCAGCTGGTGGATGCCAGCCAACACGTTTCGGAATCGATGGAGGAGGCGCCGCTGCGAAGGGTCTGGACCGAGCTGGCGGAGGAGTGGCTGGCACGGATCGAGCAGCTGCCGCCTGGGATCCGTCCCCGGTTGGGGCGTTTAGGCGATGCGGACTGGGAGCAGCCGCGTCAGGCGCTGCAACAGGAGGGTGTCCATCTGAAAGTCGTGGAACATCTGGTTAGTGCTGGTTCCCAGGTGCTGCTGCCAGGGACGATGCAGGACCGGAAACCTGCCGAACCATTTCGTCAGCTCTGGATTGCAGCGGCGATGCAGAGCCTTGATGACATCGAGATCGTGCGGCTCAGGGCGCGCCCTCTGAAACCCACCAACAGGTCCTTGCGTATTCCTGCCGGTGGTGTGCGTTTGGTGCTGGTGGAGGCTCCAGCAGATGATGCCCTGGCCCTGGGCATCAACGGCACACCGCTGATGCAGATGATGGTGTTCGACGCTAAGGGTAGGGTCGTGGAGAAGCGGGGTCCTTTGCGGGTGGGTCGAATCGCAGGGCATGAGGGCACACCATTTCAGGTGCTGGTTACCAATGAGGGGGTCTCTTCAGGAATTTTCAACTTGTCCTGTCGGGTGGATTTTTAA
- a CDS encoding HEAT repeat domain-containing protein yields the protein MSETDPQRPDLEAVRQAIASGDPVQAMPAITQLRHCSDAEAVPLLVLGTEQKPFLVRSLSCSGLGYKRTEQGWAVLSALITADEDPNVRAEAANALASFGVERAWPLLRSAFEADAAWLVRCSILSALAEQPQIDLTWLLELATMAIADADGTVRVSGAEILSRIVRESCQQPIGEQARTLLQPLQQDGDHRVVAAALNGLQIS from the coding sequence ATGAGCGAGACCGATCCGCAACGTCCTGATCTCGAGGCGGTTCGCCAGGCCATTGCCAGTGGAGATCCGGTCCAGGCGATGCCGGCGATCACACAGCTCCGCCATTGCTCGGACGCTGAGGCAGTGCCGTTGCTGGTGCTGGGTACGGAGCAGAAGCCCTTCCTGGTGCGTTCCTTGAGCTGCAGTGGATTGGGCTACAAGCGCACTGAACAGGGCTGGGCTGTGCTGAGTGCGTTGATCACTGCCGATGAAGACCCCAATGTGCGGGCTGAGGCAGCCAATGCCCTGGCCAGCTTTGGGGTGGAGCGGGCCTGGCCCTTGCTGCGTTCAGCCTTTGAAGCCGATGCCGCCTGGTTGGTGCGCTGCAGCATTTTGTCCGCCTTGGCCGAGCAGCCGCAGATCGATCTCACCTGGCTGCTGGAGTTGGCAACCATGGCGATTGCTGATGCCGATGGCACGGTGCGAGTAAGTGGAGCCGAGATCCTCAGCCGGATCGTTCGGGAGAGCTGCCAGCAGCCTATTGGCGAGCAGGCAAGAACCCTCCTGCAGCCGCTTCAGCAAGACGGCGACCACCGGGTGGTGGCGGCGGCGTTGAACGGCTTGCAGATCAGCTGA
- the ruvB gene encoding Holliday junction branch migration DNA helicase RuvB → MAIVSSSSGRKPPRRPEALVDPQPALEEAVSRPEDKLRPQRLDDYIGQSELKQVLGIAVEAALGRGDPLDHVLLYGPPGLGKTTMAMVLAEEMGVQCKVTSAPALERPRDIVGLLVNLQPRDLLFIDEIHRLSRVAEELLYPAMEDRRLDLTVGKGSTARTRSLDLPPFTLVGATTRAGSLSSPLRDRFGLIQRLEFYGQDDLEAIVERTAGLIGVTLTREARSSIAASCRGTPRIANRLLRRVRDVASVRSDAGTGAIDQALVGEALSLHRVDHRGLDASDRRLLQLLIDHHGGGPVGLETLAAALGDDPVTLETVVEPFLLQQGLLMRTPRGRMVTDAARSHLAEAA, encoded by the coding sequence ATGGCGATTGTCTCCTCCAGCTCCGGTCGCAAGCCACCACGCCGTCCGGAAGCGTTGGTGGACCCCCAGCCGGCCCTTGAAGAGGCGGTGAGTCGGCCGGAAGACAAGTTGCGGCCTCAGCGCCTGGACGACTACATCGGCCAAAGTGAGCTCAAGCAAGTGTTGGGCATCGCGGTGGAGGCGGCCCTCGGCCGCGGTGATCCCCTCGATCATGTGCTGCTCTACGGCCCGCCGGGCTTGGGCAAAACAACCATGGCCATGGTGCTGGCCGAAGAAATGGGGGTGCAGTGCAAGGTCACCAGTGCACCGGCCCTTGAACGCCCGCGCGACATCGTTGGCCTGTTGGTCAATCTGCAGCCCCGTGATCTGCTGTTCATTGACGAGATTCATCGCCTGAGTCGGGTGGCGGAGGAGTTGCTCTATCCGGCGATGGAAGACCGTCGCCTCGATCTCACCGTGGGCAAGGGCAGCACGGCGCGCACCCGCTCCCTGGACTTGCCTCCCTTCACCCTGGTGGGGGCCACCACCCGCGCCGGATCCCTGAGCTCGCCGCTGCGGGACCGTTTCGGCCTGATTCAGCGGTTGGAGTTTTACGGCCAGGACGACCTCGAAGCGATCGTGGAGCGCACCGCAGGCTTGATCGGCGTCACCCTCACACGGGAGGCTCGCAGCAGCATTGCCGCCTCCTGCCGCGGCACGCCTCGGATCGCCAATCGCTTGCTGCGCCGGGTGCGTGATGTGGCCAGCGTGCGTAGCGACGCTGGCACCGGTGCCATTGATCAGGCCTTGGTGGGCGAGGCCCTCAGCCTGCATCGGGTCGACCATCGCGGTCTTGATGCCAGCGATCGCCGTCTGCTGCAGCTGCTGATCGATCACCATGGTGGCGGTCCGGTGGGGCTTGAGACCCTGGCGGCGGCCCTCGGTGATGACCCCGTCACTCTGGAGACCGTGGTGGAGCCGTTTTTGCTGCAGCAGGGGTTGCTGATGCGCACCCCCCGCGGCCGGATGGTCACGGATGCGGCCCGCAGCCATCTCGCAGAGGCGGCATGA
- the rfbG gene encoding CDP-glucose 4,6-dehydratase has translation MLNSSFWDGRRVLLTGHTGFKGSWLSLWLLKLGAQVWGYALPPENKSSLFNQLDLEEKFSCLQHSLGDLSDLQALQSVVAQAQPEVVVHLAAQPLVRKSYLDPLGTWATNVQGSLHLLEALKGLNHACAVVMVTTDKVYANCEWDFGYREEDRLGGHDPYSASKAAVELAISSWRSSFCGSGGHQTPYLKIATARAGNVIGGGDWADERIVPDAIRSLMAGKPIPVRNHLATRPWQHVLEPLGGYLLLAERLAAAGGAGSRCETAFNFGPQLEANRTVGELVEEALQHWPGSWEDLSDPTAPHEAGRLHLQIDKAHHQLNWSPNWDFTTTVARTVFWYRAVHEGDSPLNCCLADLDAYQQESTHAS, from the coding sequence ATGCTCAATTCTTCGTTTTGGGATGGACGGCGCGTCTTGCTCACTGGTCATACAGGATTCAAGGGCAGTTGGTTATCGCTTTGGTTGCTGAAGCTTGGCGCTCAGGTATGGGGCTATGCTCTGCCTCCTGAGAACAAAAGCTCACTTTTTAATCAGCTCGACTTAGAAGAAAAATTCAGTTGCTTGCAACACAGCCTGGGTGATCTGAGTGATCTCCAGGCATTGCAATCTGTGGTAGCCCAAGCACAGCCTGAGGTCGTGGTTCACTTGGCGGCTCAGCCCTTGGTGCGTAAAAGCTACCTAGATCCTTTGGGCACTTGGGCCACGAACGTGCAGGGTAGTCTGCACCTTCTGGAAGCTCTTAAAGGCTTGAATCATGCCTGTGCGGTTGTCATGGTCACGACTGACAAGGTGTATGCGAATTGTGAATGGGATTTTGGCTATCGGGAGGAGGATCGTCTCGGTGGACATGACCCTTACAGCGCCAGCAAGGCTGCTGTTGAATTGGCGATCTCCAGTTGGCGATCCAGCTTCTGTGGATCTGGGGGCCACCAGACCCCCTATCTAAAGATTGCTACGGCGCGGGCTGGCAACGTGATCGGCGGAGGTGACTGGGCAGACGAGCGGATTGTGCCTGATGCCATTCGTTCCCTGATGGCTGGCAAGCCGATTCCTGTACGCAATCATCTGGCGACTCGGCCTTGGCAGCATGTCCTCGAGCCGCTGGGTGGTTACCTCTTGCTGGCAGAGCGTCTCGCTGCTGCTGGAGGTGCTGGAAGTCGTTGTGAGACGGCTTTCAACTTTGGCCCTCAGCTCGAGGCCAACCGCACGGTGGGTGAACTCGTAGAAGAAGCACTACAGCACTGGCCGGGCAGTTGGGAAGACCTTTCCGATCCGACAGCTCCCCATGAAGCCGGGCGGCTTCATCTTCAAATCGATAAGGCTCATCATCAGCTCAATTGGAGTCCCAACTGGGATTTCACCACCACTGTGGCTCGTACGGTGTTCTGGTATCGCGCGGTCCATGAGGGAGATAGTCCTTTGAACTGTTGCCTGGCTGATTTGGATGCCTATCAGCAGGAGTCAACTCATGCCAGCTGA
- the smpB gene encoding SsrA-binding protein SmpB, with protein sequence MAKGGAKKTAAAAARAAANRMLADNRQARHQYEILETLETGIELVGTEVKSIRNGKANLRDGFCLIRNGELQLHNVHISPHTHAGSYFNHDPLRTRKLLAHRREIDKFRGLVDQKGLTLIPLSLQLKGSWIKLTIGLGKGRKLHDKRAAEREKQSKKEIRNTIKGLNL encoded by the coding sequence ATGGCCAAGGGAGGAGCGAAAAAAACAGCCGCAGCAGCAGCAAGGGCCGCCGCCAATCGGATGCTGGCGGACAACCGTCAGGCCCGGCATCAATACGAGATCCTCGAAACCCTGGAAACCGGCATCGAGCTGGTGGGAACCGAGGTGAAGTCGATCCGTAACGGCAAAGCCAACCTGCGCGATGGCTTCTGCCTGATCCGCAATGGGGAACTGCAGTTGCACAACGTGCACATCTCACCCCACACTCACGCCGGTAGCTACTTCAACCACGACCCGCTGCGCACCCGCAAACTGCTGGCCCATCGCCGCGAAATCGACAAGTTTCGCGGTTTGGTGGATCAGAAGGGGCTAACGCTGATCCCGCTGAGCCTCCAGCTCAAGGGTTCGTGGATCAAGCTCACCATCGGCCTGGGCAAAGGCCGAAAGCTGCACGACAAGCGCGCTGCTGAAAGGGAAAAGCAATCGAAAAAAGAGATTCGCAATACCATTAAGGGGCTGAACTTGTAA
- a CDS encoding NAD-dependent epimerase/dehydratase family protein, whose amino-acid sequence MKPPHRVAVVGAGGFIGKSFVHYLSNKKVPALAISRSFQWNPDSYFRGGLHVLVSDLNSLPDQVTHIQDCSLIVYMAGSTNLSAAESNPVDDFQSHSDSLLAFLSRISGHQRLIFFSSGGTVYGEPMNGSSCESDPLNPSSVYGKRNKILEEIVFSFCSQNNIDHMILRLANPYGLDQLFVKRRGLVLSLMQSCLDHRYIKIRGFGLQRRDYFSVDDLNFFLSHFVDPMNSFPAEVLNIGSGKSFTAKEVVSCVTSLLGSEPNVIYSADSDSSDVVNSSLDVTLLRKYLASICPRREIFQDLSRELKNFNLEEFYNCSKMI is encoded by the coding sequence ATGAAGCCTCCCCATAGAGTTGCTGTTGTTGGTGCTGGAGGCTTCATTGGTAAATCATTTGTACACTACTTGTCCAATAAGAAAGTTCCTGCTTTAGCAATTTCGAGAAGTTTTCAATGGAATCCAGATAGCTATTTTCGAGGTGGTTTGCATGTTTTGGTCTCTGACCTTAATTCTCTGCCTGATCAAGTTACTCACATTCAGGATTGCTCTTTGATTGTCTATATGGCTGGTTCTACTAACTTGAGTGCAGCAGAATCTAATCCTGTAGACGATTTTCAGTCACATTCGGATTCATTGCTAGCATTCTTGTCTAGGATTAGTGGACATCAAAGGTTGATATTTTTTAGCTCTGGTGGGACTGTTTATGGTGAGCCAATGAATGGATCATCTTGCGAGAGTGATCCTCTGAATCCTAGTTCTGTTTATGGAAAAAGAAATAAAATCCTAGAAGAAATTGTTTTTTCTTTTTGTTCGCAAAATAATATTGATCATATGATCCTTAGGTTGGCAAATCCTTATGGACTTGATCAACTATTTGTGAAGAGGAGGGGTCTTGTGTTATCCCTGATGCAGAGCTGTTTAGACCATAGGTATATCAAAATTAGGGGCTTTGGCTTGCAAAGAAGAGATTATTTTTCTGTTGATGATTTAAATTTTTTTCTCTCTCATTTTGTTGATCCAATGAATTCTTTTCCTGCTGAAGTTCTTAATATAGGTTCTGGTAAAAGTTTTACGGCCAAAGAGGTTGTTTCCTGTGTGACAAGTTTGCTGGGAAGTGAGCCTAACGTTATTTATTCTGCTGATAGTGATTCCTCCGATGTCGTTAATTCCTCGCTAGATGTAACGCTTTTGCGTAAATATTTGGCCTCGATTTGTCCTCGAAGGGAAATCTTTCAGGATCTCTCACGGGAATTGAAAAATTTCAATTTAGAAGAGTTTTACAATTGCTCAAAAATGATTTAG
- a CDS encoding tetratricopeptide repeat protein has product MNRLLVLLLSLALALPVHALDLQGLYEQALTASRQGNFEEALPLWDRFLEQAPEDAAALSNRGNVRLALGDVSGAIEDQSASIVLAPEESDPRLNRGTAEEALQDWSAAADDYLWILDRDPKDASALYNLANVRGSQDDWLKARELYGQAALARPGFAMARSSEALAAWQAGDLDWAEAELRKLIRRYPLFADARAALSGLLWREGSSGEAESHWAAAAGLDQRYRQADWLQQVRRWPPQPTADLMAFLALEAS; this is encoded by the coding sequence ATGAACCGGCTTTTGGTGCTGCTGCTGAGCTTGGCGCTGGCGCTGCCGGTTCATGCCCTCGATCTGCAGGGGCTCTATGAGCAGGCGCTGACGGCGAGCCGTCAGGGGAATTTTGAGGAGGCACTGCCCCTCTGGGACAGGTTCCTGGAGCAGGCCCCTGAGGATGCCGCAGCGCTGAGCAACCGCGGCAATGTGCGCCTCGCGCTTGGGGATGTGTCTGGGGCCATCGAAGACCAGAGTGCCTCGATTGTTCTGGCGCCGGAGGAAAGTGACCCGCGCCTGAACCGCGGCACGGCGGAGGAAGCGCTTCAGGACTGGTCTGCGGCAGCGGACGACTATCTCTGGATCCTGGATCGGGATCCGAAGGATGCTTCAGCTCTCTACAACCTGGCCAATGTGCGCGGCTCCCAAGACGACTGGCTTAAGGCGCGAGAGCTTTATGGCCAGGCTGCTCTCGCCCGCCCCGGCTTCGCCATGGCCCGCTCAAGCGAGGCCCTGGCGGCCTGGCAAGCGGGCGATCTCGATTGGGCGGAGGCTGAATTGCGCAAACTGATTCGTCGCTACCCCTTGTTTGCCGATGCCCGGGCGGCCCTCAGTGGCCTGCTCTGGCGCGAAGGATCCAGCGGTGAAGCCGAAAGTCACTGGGCCGCGGCGGCTGGTCTGGATCAGCGTTACCGCCAGGCCGACTGGCTGCAGCAGGTGCGCCGCTGGCCACCGCAACCGACGGCTGATCTGATGGCGTTCCTGGCCTTGGAGGCGTCCTGA
- the thiC gene encoding phosphomethylpyrimidine synthase ThiC: MRATWVESRKGQANVSQMHYARQGVITEEMAHVAKRENLPESLIMEEVARGRMIIPANINHANLEPMAIGIASKCKVNANIGASPNASDAAEEVKKLKLAVKYGADTVMDLSTGGVNLDEVRTAIIEASPVPIGTVPVYQALESVHGSIEKLDEDDFLHIIEKHCQQGVDYQTIHAGLLIEHLPKVKGRITGIVSRGGGILAQWMLYHHRQNPLYTRFDDICEIFKRYDCTFSLGDSLRPGCQHDASDAAQLAELHTLGELTRRAWKHDVQVMVEGPGHVPLDQIEFNVKKQMEECSEAPFYVLGPLVTDIAPGYDHITSAIGAAMAGWHGTAMLCYVTPKEHLGLPNAEDVREGLIAYKIAAHAADIARHRPGARDRDDELSRARYNFDWNKQFELSLDPERAKEYHDETLPADIYKQAEFCSMCGPKHCPMQTKITEEELAGLEKVIAGNPALNTVTK, from the coding sequence ATGCGCGCTACCTGGGTTGAATCTCGCAAGGGCCAGGCGAATGTCTCTCAGATGCATTACGCCCGTCAGGGGGTGATCACCGAGGAGATGGCCCATGTGGCCAAGCGCGAGAACCTGCCGGAATCGCTGATCATGGAAGAGGTGGCCCGGGGCCGCATGATCATTCCGGCCAACATCAACCACGCCAACCTGGAGCCGATGGCGATCGGCATCGCCAGCAAGTGCAAGGTGAACGCCAACATCGGTGCATCGCCCAATGCCTCGGATGCCGCCGAAGAGGTGAAGAAGCTGAAGCTGGCGGTGAAGTACGGCGCCGACACGGTGATGGATCTCTCCACCGGTGGCGTCAACCTCGATGAGGTGCGTACGGCGATCATCGAGGCCTCACCGGTGCCGATCGGCACCGTTCCCGTCTATCAGGCGCTCGAGAGCGTGCACGGATCGATCGAAAAGCTCGATGAGGATGACTTCCTCCACATCATTGAGAAGCACTGCCAGCAGGGGGTTGACTATCAGACCATTCATGCGGGTCTGTTGATTGAGCACCTGCCGAAAGTGAAGGGTCGGATCACCGGCATCGTCAGCCGCGGCGGTGGCATCCTTGCCCAATGGATGCTTTATCACCACCGTCAGAACCCGCTGTACACACGCTTCGACGACATTTGTGAAATCTTCAAGCGCTACGACTGCACCTTCTCACTCGGTGACTCGCTGCGCCCCGGGTGTCAGCACGATGCATCTGATGCAGCTCAGCTCGCTGAACTTCACACCTTGGGTGAACTTACCCGCCGTGCTTGGAAGCACGACGTGCAAGTGATGGTGGAAGGTCCGGGCCATGTGCCCCTCGATCAGATCGAGTTCAACGTGAAGAAGCAGATGGAGGAGTGCAGCGAGGCACCCTTCTATGTTCTAGGCCCTCTTGTGACAGATATCGCTCCTGGTTATGACCACATCACTTCAGCTATTGGGGCTGCAATGGCTGGTTGGCATGGCACGGCAATGCTCTGTTATGTCACCCCTAAGGAGCATCTGGGTCTGCCGAACGCAGAGGACGTACGTGAAGGTTTGATTGCCTACAAGATTGCTGCCCATGCGGCAGATATCGCTCGTCACCGTCCAGGTGCTCGCGATCGTGATGATGAGCTCAGCCGAGCTCGTTACAACTTTGATTGGAACAAGCAGTTTGAACTTTCACTAGACCCTGAACGAGCTAAGGAGTATCACGACGAAACTCTCCCAGCGGACATTTATAAGCAGGCTGAGTTCTGTTCTATGTGTGGACCCAAGCACTGTCCTATGCAAACAAAAATCACAGAGGAAGAATTAGCTGGACTCGAAAAAGTAATTGCTGGAAATCCGGCTTTAAATACAGTTACCAAGTGA
- the rfbF gene encoding glucose-1-phosphate cytidylyltransferase → MKAVILAGGLGTRLSEETHLKPKPMVEVGGKPILWHILKIYSHYGVNEFIICCGYKGYLIKEYFANYFLHTSDVTFHMDNDNYMEVHHRKSEPWKVTLVDTGELSQTGGRLAHVRDYLGSGSFCFTYGDGVADVNIESLISHHRDEGREVTLTAVQPPGRYGALQLDGNTVNQFQEKPEGDNAWINGGFFVMEPSVLDRIRGDLTSWEADVLPQVAADGQLSAYRHQGFWQPMDTLRDRNRLEELWEKGQAPWKLW, encoded by the coding sequence ATGAAAGCTGTCATTTTGGCCGGGGGCTTGGGGACAAGGCTCAGCGAAGAAACCCATCTTAAGCCTAAGCCCATGGTTGAAGTTGGTGGCAAGCCCATTTTATGGCACATTCTAAAAATATATAGCCATTATGGCGTAAACGAATTCATCATATGTTGTGGATACAAAGGTTATTTAATTAAAGAATATTTTGCCAATTACTTCCTTCACACTAGTGATGTCACATTTCATATGGATAATGATAACTATATGGAGGTCCATCATCGAAAAAGTGAGCCTTGGAAAGTCACCTTGGTTGACACAGGTGAGTTGAGTCAGACAGGTGGTCGATTGGCTCATGTCCGTGACTATCTCGGCAGCGGTAGTTTTTGTTTTACCTATGGTGATGGGGTTGCTGATGTGAATATCGAATCCTTGATTTCTCACCATAGAGATGAAGGTCGAGAGGTCACGCTTACGGCTGTTCAGCCACCAGGTAGATATGGTGCTTTGCAATTGGATGGAAATACAGTTAACCAGTTCCAGGAGAAGCCTGAGGGTGATAATGCTTGGATTAATGGAGGCTTCTTTGTGATGGAGCCCAGCGTGCTTGATCGGATTCGTGGAGATCTCACGAGCTGGGAAGCGGATGTTTTGCCTCAGGTGGCTGCAGATGGTCAACTCAGCGCTTATCGGCATCAGGGTTTTTGGCAGCCAATGGACACGCTTCGTGATCGCAACCGACTCGAAGAGTTATGGGAGAAAGGTCAGGCTCCCTGGAAATTGTGGTGA
- a CDS encoding amidohydrolase translates to MIQAASLADRLSRELPELLELRRHLHAHPELSGEEHQTAALVAGELRQLGWRVREGVGRTGVVAELGPDHGPTVGLRVDMDALPVEERTGLSYASTRQGLMHACGHDLHTCTGLGVARLIAQEKALAARVRLLFQPAEELAQGAVWMRDAGAVEDLDALYGVHVVPNLPVGTVGIRRGCLTAAAGELEILVQGEGGHGARPHQSVDAVWLAARVITELQQTIARRLDALQPVVISFGKVEGGRAFNVIADQVRLLGTVRCLDLQQHAQLPAWIDETVQGICSSGGGTAVVNYRCIAPPVHNDPQLTTLLERCAVECLGRDKVLPVEQPSLGAEDFAELLRDVPGMMVRLGVAGPEGCAPLHNGAFTLEEDALGVGIAVLTATLLAWIAENTSA, encoded by the coding sequence ATGATCCAAGCGGCGTCCCTTGCCGATCGACTCAGCCGTGAGCTGCCTGAGCTTCTGGAGCTGCGCCGGCATCTGCATGCCCACCCCGAACTCAGCGGTGAGGAACATCAGACGGCTGCCCTGGTGGCTGGCGAGTTACGTCAGTTGGGTTGGCGTGTGCGCGAGGGGGTCGGCCGCACGGGCGTGGTGGCCGAATTGGGGCCTGACCACGGCCCCACAGTGGGCTTGCGGGTGGACATGGATGCCCTACCCGTAGAGGAGCGCACCGGGCTGAGCTATGCCTCCACCCGGCAGGGTCTGATGCATGCCTGTGGCCATGACCTGCACACCTGCACGGGCCTGGGGGTGGCGCGCTTGATAGCACAGGAGAAGGCTTTGGCGGCCCGGGTGCGCTTGCTGTTTCAACCCGCTGAAGAGTTGGCCCAGGGGGCGGTTTGGATGCGGGATGCGGGGGCTGTGGAGGACCTCGATGCCTTGTATGGCGTGCATGTGGTGCCAAATCTGCCGGTGGGCACCGTGGGGATCCGCCGGGGCTGTCTCACCGCGGCGGCTGGCGAGCTGGAGATCCTGGTGCAGGGGGAGGGCGGCCATGGCGCCCGTCCCCATCAGTCGGTGGATGCAGTTTGGCTTGCGGCTCGGGTGATCACGGAATTGCAGCAGACCATCGCCCGACGCCTGGATGCGTTGCAGCCGGTGGTGATCAGCTTCGGCAAGGTGGAGGGTGGCCGCGCCTTCAACGTGATTGCCGATCAAGTGCGCTTGCTGGGCACGGTGCGCTGCCTGGATCTGCAGCAGCACGCCCAGCTGCCGGCCTGGATCGACGAGACGGTGCAGGGAATCTGTTCCAGCGGAGGGGGCACAGCTGTGGTGAACTACCGCTGTATTGCCCCGCCGGTGCACAACGACCCGCAGCTCACGACTTTGCTGGAACGCTGTGCTGTGGAGTGTCTGGGCCGCGACAAGGTGCTGCCGGTGGAGCAACCCTCCCTGGGAGCCGAAGACTTTGCTGAGCTGCTGCGGGATGTGCCGGGAATGATGGTGCGGCTTGGGGTGGCCGGGCCCGAAGGGTGTGCTCCGCTGCACAACGGGGCCTTTACCTTGGAGGAAGACGCCCTTGGCGTTGGCATTGCGGTGCTCACGGCCACGCTGCTGGCTTGGATTGCGGAGAACACGTCGGCATGA
- a CDS encoding DUF3188 domain-containing protein, which produces MNQRRAVIWVSLGAPLLILLALLATNQRQGKDRVQVLPAILVGSGLIISSALGRQRRRARLLADLQRARTPGSNP; this is translated from the coding sequence ATGAACCAACGTCGTGCGGTGATTTGGGTTTCCCTCGGGGCTCCGTTGCTGATCCTGCTCGCGTTGCTGGCCACAAACCAGCGCCAGGGCAAGGATCGGGTGCAGGTGCTGCCCGCCATCTTGGTGGGTTCGGGTCTGATCATCAGCAGCGCTCTCGGTCGGCAGCGCCGCCGCGCCAGGCTGTTGGCTGATCTTCAACGGGCGCGCACCCCCGGCAGCAACCCATGA